From Pontibacter actiniarum, a single genomic window includes:
- the nusG gene encoding transcription termination/antitermination protein NusG: MADLKWYVVRAVSGQEKKAKAYLENEIMRHNLDEYVPQVLIPAEKVYEMRGGKKRIRERSFFPGYVLVHADLSHGEAEHIIISTPGVIGFLGTEEKGAASKKPVPLRQSEVNRILGTVDEAEEQTEVLDTPFVVGEIVKVMDGPFSGFSGTVEEVFEERKKLNVMVKIFGRNTPVELNYMQVEKES; the protein is encoded by the coding sequence ATGGCTGATTTAAAGTGGTATGTAGTTCGTGCGGTTAGTGGCCAGGAGAAAAAAGCGAAAGCTTACCTGGAGAATGAGATAATGAGGCACAACCTCGATGAGTATGTTCCGCAGGTGTTGATACCGGCAGAGAAAGTATACGAAATGCGAGGCGGCAAGAAACGAATCAGAGAGCGTAGTTTTTTCCCAGGCTACGTGCTGGTGCACGCCGACCTCTCTCACGGTGAAGCAGAACACATTATTATCAGTACGCCGGGTGTCATCGGCTTCTTAGGTACTGAGGAGAAGGGTGCGGCAAGTAAAAAGCCGGTGCCGCTGCGCCAGTCGGAGGTAAACAGAATACTGGGTACTGTAGACGAGGCAGAAGAGCAGACAGAAGTACTTGACACGCCATTTGTAGTTGGGGAGATTGTAAAAGTAATGGATGGTCCATTCAGCGGTTTCTCCGGTACGGTGGAAGAGGTGTTCGAGGAGCGTAAGAAGCTGAACGTAATGGTGAAGATCTTCGGAAGAAACACACCGGTTGAGCTGAACTACATGCAAGTAGAAAAAGAATCGTAG
- the rplK gene encoding 50S ribosomal protein L11, with protein sequence MAKEIKGYLKLQIKGGAANPSPPVGPALGSKGLNIMEFCKQFNARTQDKAGQVLPVLITIYADKSFDFVVKTPPAPVLLMDAAKIKGGSKEPNRNKVGSVSWDQIKEIAETKMPDLNAFKLESAMKMVAGTARSMGITVSGTAPWNE encoded by the coding sequence ATGGCAAAGGAAATAAAAGGTTATCTGAAGCTTCAGATAAAGGGAGGTGCCGCGAACCCATCGCCACCGGTTGGACCTGCACTTGGTTCTAAAGGTCTTAACATCATGGAGTTCTGTAAGCAGTTCAATGCTAGAACACAGGATAAGGCAGGCCAGGTGTTACCAGTTTTGATTACTATTTACGCAGACAAGTCGTTTGACTTCGTTGTTAAAACTCCACCTGCTCCAGTGTTGCTGATGGACGCCGCTAAAATCAAAGGCGGTTCCAAAGAGCCTAACCGTAACAAAGTTGGCTCGGTATCATGGGATCAGATCAAAGAGATTGCTGAAACGAAGATGCCTGACCTGAATGCTTTCAAACTGGAGTCAGCCATGAAAATGGTAGCAGGAACAGCAAGAAGCATGGGAATCACCGTATCTGGCACAGCTCCGTGGAACGAATAA